The Desulfonatronum lacustre DSM 10312 region CCCCGGGACTGCCACTATGCCGAGGGGAATTTCTACGCCCGCCGTCGGCTGGAAGTCTTCAAGCGGCTTTTGCCGACCATGGGCATTGACCCGGACCGGTTTGAGTACACCTGGGTTTCCGCTTCCGAAGGGCAACGGTGGCAGAAGGTGGTGACCTCCTTCACGGAGCAGATTCACAAGCTCGGCCCGGCCCCCCGGTTCGGCTTGACTCCTGATCAGAACCCGGCAACCGCGGCGGCGTGCTAAGGAGCGCAACAGTGACGATTCTCACGCAACTCAAGGAACAGATAGCGGCGCAACTGCCGAAGCTGGACATGGTCATCGGCTGGGAGCGGGGCTACGACGCGCTGCACGCCACGCCCTTGTTCATCCGCGCGGCGGAGGACGTGGAGCGGCTGCAAATCGGGCCCCTGGCCGTGCACAACACAGCGACCTACCTCACCGGCCTGAAGAACAAGAAGGTCGGGCTGGTGGTCAAGGGCTGCGACAGCCGGGCCGTGATCCAGTTGCAGCAGGAAGGGTTGATCAACCGCGAAAACGTGGTGGTCTTCGGCTTCCCCTGCGACGGGGTGGTGGACCTGACCAAACTGCGCCGCGAGGTCGGCGACCTGGGCCGGGTCACGGAGGTGGACGCCTCGCCCACGGAACTGCGGCTGAACCTGGACGGCCAGGAGCGCAACGTCGCCCTGGCCGACGTTCTGGCGGACAAGTGTACGCGCTGCCGGTTTCCCAACGCCCTGGTCCACGACCATTTCGCGGGCACGCCCCGGGAAGCCCATGCCGTGGACGACGACTACGCCGACGTCCTGGCCTTCGAATCCCAGCCCCTGGAAGCCCGGTTCGAGCACTGGCAACAGGAAATGAGTCGCTGCATCCGGTGCTACGCCTGCCGCAACGCCTGTCCGATGTGCGTCTGTCGGGATCATTGCGTAGCCCAGAGCCGGGACCCGCACTGGATGACCCAGGACGACGCGGTCCGGGAAAAATGGCTGTTCCAGGTGATTCATGCCATGCACCTGGCCGGGCGCTGCGTGGAATGCGGGGAGTGTCAG contains the following coding sequences:
- a CDS encoding 4Fe-4S dicluster domain-containing protein: MTILTQLKEQIAAQLPKLDMVIGWERGYDALHATPLFIRAAEDVERLQIGPLAVHNTATYLTGLKNKKVGLVVKGCDSRAVIQLQQEGLINRENVVVFGFPCDGVVDLTKLRREVGDLGRVTEVDASPTELRLNLDGQERNVALADVLADKCTRCRFPNALVHDHFAGTPREAHAVDDDYADVLAFESQPLEARFEHWQQEMSRCIRCYACRNACPMCVCRDHCVAQSRDPHWMTQDDAVREKWLFQVIHAMHLAGRCVECGECQRACPVDIPILALKRKLNKEIKEVFNHDAGVDPNAIPPLLSFQVEEENINERGW
- a CDS encoding hydrogenase iron-sulfur subunit, producing the protein MSALAGKELRIVGFLCNWCSYGGADTAGVGRFTQPTDLRIIRVPCSGRINPLFVAKTLLSGADGVLVSGCHPRDCHYAEGNFYARRRLEVFKRLLPTMGIDPDRFEYTWVSASEGQRWQKVVTSFTEQIHKLGPAPRFGLTPDQNPATAAAC